In Bacillus sp. 2205SS5-2, one DNA window encodes the following:
- a CDS encoding TetR/AcrR family transcriptional regulator, whose translation MVKGFSTHEKKLIRHQLIEKSTELFSIYGLQKTSISQITKKVGISQGTFYLFFSSKEELFFHVIQVEEDKIKNILQDDLDSPEFSVQDLTNLLLKSLTLIENSPVLLTVFEEQTLQQIMRKVSPELLRDHFQKDESLLAPLINRWQKENVLTNYSIEVITGALRAFVLLLQHKKEIGEQYFLQTMNFLAKSIANELLRKGE comes from the coding sequence ATGGTTAAAGGCTTTAGTACTCATGAAAAAAAACTAATCAGACATCAATTAATCGAAAAAAGTACCGAGCTTTTCTCTATCTACGGACTGCAAAAAACGAGTATTTCCCAAATCACCAAAAAAGTTGGAATCTCACAAGGAACATTTTATTTGTTTTTTTCTTCTAAGGAAGAGCTTTTTTTCCATGTGATACAAGTTGAAGAAGACAAAATTAAGAACATCCTTCAAGACGATCTCGACTCCCCAGAATTTTCGGTCCAGGATTTAACAAACCTCCTATTAAAATCACTGACTCTAATAGAAAATAGCCCTGTGCTATTGACGGTATTTGAAGAACAAACGCTTCAACAGATCATGAGAAAAGTATCTCCTGAATTGCTGAGGGATCATTTTCAAAAAGACGAATCTCTGTTAGCGCCTTTAATCAACAGATGGCAAAAGGAGAATGTTCTGACAAACTATTCAATAGAAGTGATTACGGGAGCCTTACGAGCTTTTGTTTTACTGCTTCAACATAAAAAAGAAATTGGAGAGCAATATTTTCTACAAACGATGAATTTTTTAGCCAAAAGTATCGCAAATGAGCTACTAAGGAAAGGAGAGTAA
- a CDS encoding outer spore coat protein CotE, whose amino-acid sequence MAEFREIITKAVVAKGRKFTQSHHTISPPHHPSSILGCWIINHEYEARKVGKKVEVCGSYDINVWYSYNDNSKTAVVTETVEYTDVIKLKYRDPDCLDDKEVVATVLQQPNCVEAVISPNGNKIIVHVEREFLVEVIGETKICVHVNPDECKDDDWDYEVEDEDFEELDPDFLLDVEE is encoded by the coding sequence ATGGCAGAATTCAGAGAGATAATCACAAAAGCGGTCGTAGCGAAGGGACGAAAATTCACACAGTCTCATCATACGATTAGCCCACCGCACCATCCATCGAGCATTTTAGGTTGCTGGATCATCAATCACGAGTATGAAGCACGCAAAGTAGGTAAAAAAGTAGAAGTTTGCGGGTCATATGATATTAACGTGTGGTATTCCTATAATGACAACTCGAAAACAGCCGTTGTGACCGAAACGGTTGAATACACTGATGTTATTAAGCTTAAGTACCGCGATCCAGATTGCCTAGATGACAAAGAAGTGGTCGCAACTGTTCTTCAACAGCCAAATTGTGTGGAAGCGGTCATCTCACCGAATGGAAATAAAATTATTGTTCACGTGGAAAGAGAATTTCTTGTTGAAGTTATCGGAGAAACAAAAATTTGCGTACATGTAAATCCAGATGAATGCAAAGATGACGATTGGGATTATGAAGTTGAAGATGAAGACTTCGAAGAACTGGACCCAGACTTCTTATTAGATGTAGAAGAGTAG
- a CDS encoding ABC transporter ATP-binding protein: MISVENLRFRYPKQNKYVLEEISFSQRKGEILGFLGPSGAGKSTLQKILIGILKQYIGSVKIQNIEMKQQVPAYNNTIGVAFEFPNFYQKFSGLENLVFFSKLYTGPMRDPVELLQKVNLERDADTLFSRYSKGMKMRLNFCRALMNSPQLLFLDEPTSGLDPVNAQLMKKLIQEEQQKGTTIVITTHDMHIAEQLCDRVAFIVDGRVSVIDTPLHLKLMYGDKKVTVRYEGNDCIQQQSFHLQTLKADSSFMDILTNKTILTMHTKEASLEEVFIHLTGKSLL; encoded by the coding sequence ATGATTTCCGTTGAGAACCTACGTTTTCGTTATCCGAAGCAGAACAAATATGTATTAGAAGAAATTAGCTTTTCGCAGCGAAAAGGCGAAATTTTAGGGTTTCTTGGTCCCTCTGGGGCAGGAAAAAGTACGTTACAAAAAATACTAATTGGGATTTTAAAACAATACATTGGTTCCGTTAAAATCCAAAACATAGAAATGAAACAGCAAGTACCGGCTTACAATAACACCATTGGGGTCGCATTTGAATTCCCTAATTTTTATCAAAAATTTTCTGGATTAGAAAACCTCGTTTTCTTTTCAAAATTATATACTGGACCAATGCGGGATCCTGTGGAATTACTCCAAAAAGTCAATCTTGAAAGAGATGCTGATACATTGTTTTCTCGTTATTCGAAAGGAATGAAAATGCGCCTAAATTTTTGTCGTGCGCTAATGAATTCACCGCAGCTGCTTTTTTTAGACGAACCAACATCGGGACTTGATCCTGTGAATGCTCAATTAATGAAAAAACTCATTCAAGAGGAACAACAAAAAGGAACCACGATCGTCATTACCACACATGATATGCATATAGCTGAGCAGCTTTGTGACCGCGTGGCGTTTATTGTAGACGGACGTGTTTCCGTGATTGATACTCCGTTACATCTAAAGTTGATGTATGGAGACAAAAAAGTCACCGTTCGATATGAAGGAAACGATTGCATTCAACAGCAAAGTTTTCACTTACAAACTCTAAAGGCAGATTCGTCATTCATGGACATTTTAACTAATAAAACGATTTTGACGATGCACACGAAAGAAGCGTCCTTGGAGGAAGTTTTCATTCACCTCACAGGAAAGTCTCTACTATGA
- a CDS encoding DMT family transporter, whose protein sequence is MNQKLWGIASLSLAASIWGGMYVVSKYVLAYIPPFTLMWLRYVIAFTCLFFILKRQKQPPSTLSSKKGWILLIAVGFIGYFISIAFQFIGTKLADAHTGAIITSTAPTFTLLFAAFILKEKLTIQKLTALVIATIGVMIVIGWESEMSEFFWGSLILVGAAITWALLSVLARIATKTMSSLFLTTNAVLVAIPLTTPFMIWEMTYSDSLILDVKLLLGILYLGVVSTAVAFFLWNKGMESMEASTGSLFLFFQPLVGSLFGWLLLKESLSSSFFIGGSLIVIAVIFTFLPLSSKKGFKSFNK, encoded by the coding sequence ATGAATCAAAAATTATGGGGCATTGCCTCTTTGTCATTAGCAGCCAGCATCTGGGGTGGGATGTATGTGGTTAGCAAATACGTTTTAGCTTATATTCCTCCATTTACCTTAATGTGGTTACGCTATGTAATTGCCTTTACTTGTTTGTTTTTCATTTTAAAGAGACAAAAACAACCTCCTTCGACTCTTAGCAGCAAGAAGGGATGGATATTGCTGATAGCAGTCGGCTTTATTGGTTATTTTATTTCCATTGCCTTTCAATTTATCGGGACAAAATTAGCGGATGCTCATACCGGAGCGATCATAACTTCGACGGCCCCAACATTTACACTCTTATTTGCCGCCTTCATACTGAAAGAAAAACTAACCATCCAAAAGCTCACAGCACTTGTCATTGCGACAATAGGAGTTATGATTGTGATTGGTTGGGAAAGCGAAATGAGTGAATTCTTTTGGGGCAGCCTGATCCTTGTCGGGGCAGCCATTACCTGGGCTTTACTCTCGGTGTTGGCGAGGATCGCAACAAAGACGATGTCAAGCTTATTCCTTACAACTAACGCGGTTTTAGTAGCCATTCCACTGACTACTCCGTTTATGATTTGGGAAATGACTTATAGTGATTCTTTGATATTGGATGTAAAACTACTGCTAGGTATACTTTATTTAGGCGTGGTGTCCACAGCCGTTGCATTCTTTCTTTGGAATAAGGGAATGGAGTCTATGGAAGCCAGTACTGGCTCTCTTTTCCTTTTCTTTCAGCCACTTGTTGGATCCTTATTTGGTTGGTTACTTCTAAAGGAAAGCCTTTCGTCCTCTTTTTTTATTGGTGGAAGTTTGATTGTCATCGCTGTCATCTTTACATTCCTCCCACTTTCATCTAAGAAAGGGTTTAAGAGTTTTAATAAATAG